One window from the genome of Rhodanobacteraceae bacterium encodes:
- a CDS encoding peptidoglycan-binding protein: MNRSAEQILDIAATHLGEPYRLGARAPMLDPAWKGPWDCAEFVSWCVYRASGVLYGVQPDNPMLADAYTGYWSAQAQRDHATIAVAEAMTIPGAVLLRAPQAGKIGHIAFSDGTGGTIEAHSSNRGVIRHTAAGRRWDFGVLVPGIEYFRTELTPAYRPPEPVLTVTRPLTRGPTVKRVQQALADRQFPVGPVDGIYGPQTEHAVSLFQAAHGLVADGEVGALTLEALGLVD; this comes from the coding sequence ATGAATAGATCCGCAGAACAGATACTGGATATTGCCGCCACCCATCTGGGTGAGCCTTACCGGCTCGGCGCCCGGGCGCCGATGCTGGACCCAGCCTGGAAGGGCCCATGGGATTGCGCCGAGTTCGTGTCCTGGTGCGTTTACCGCGCCAGCGGCGTGCTCTACGGCGTCCAGCCTGACAATCCGATGCTGGCCGACGCCTACACGGGCTATTGGTCAGCCCAGGCGCAGCGCGACCACGCCACCATCGCCGTGGCCGAAGCCATGACCATTCCCGGCGCCGTGCTGCTGCGCGCGCCGCAAGCGGGAAAGATCGGACATATCGCGTTTTCGGACGGCACCGGCGGCACCATCGAGGCCCACAGCAGCAACCGCGGCGTGATTCGCCACACCGCCGCCGGCCGGCGCTGGGACTTTGGCGTGCTGGTGCCGGGCATCGAGTATTTCCGCACCGAGCTGACCCCGGCCTATCGCCCGCCGGAGCCGGTGCTGACTGTCACCCGACCGCTGACCCGCGGCCCCACGGTCAAGCGCGTTCAGCAGGCGCTGGCCGATCGACAATTTCCGGTGGGCCCGGTCGACGGCATCTACGGCCCGCAAACCGAACACGCCGTCAGCCTGTTCCAGGCCGCTCACGGCCTGGTCGCTGACGGCGAGGTCGGCGCACTGACACTGGAAGCGCTGGGTCTGGTGGATTAG
- a CDS encoding DUF3142 domain-containing protein codes for MTVPLDACAQRSQKRPDKSGPTTARASEFSNNQQPTTSNCSTGNPQPTTNNRRAAGALLLALLLGACAPAPPPPLPHEAYIWQRLWTPELADAIKQQGASFAGWRVLLLQVVGDRLIDIEPNPAALAASARPLRWVVRIEGAREPLPATELAAHLLPMIERWKAAGLVPLGIEIDHDCATAALADYAAWLQQLRALLPAGLELSITALPTWMASPDLDKVLAAVDASVLQVHAVERPDAALFAVETALAWTRAYAALGRPFAVALPAYGVRVGSMPDGQVHRVDAETDVDTSGASGRELRADPQELGRYLKRITADAIPELQGLVWFRLPLPGDRRAWSATTLAAVVAGESGAPRFQVQASATAQGSFDLRLVNPGPWDGPAPIIDLPSDCRHGDALGGYRLGDDGDHLQFQPAADAWLRSGHSLLVGWTRCNSPLTPTWDLP; via the coding sequence TTGACGGTCCCGTTGGACGCTTGCGCACAGAGGTCGCAGAAGCGTCCAGACAAGTCTGGACCTACCACAGCCCGAGCCTCTGAGTTTTCCAACAACCAACAACCGACAACCAGCAACTGCTCCACCGGCAACCCACAACCGACAACCAACAACCGGCGCGCCGCAGGCGCGCTGCTCCTCGCCCTGCTCCTCGGCGCCTGCGCCCCTGCCCCGCCGCCACCGCTGCCGCACGAGGCCTACATCTGGCAGCGACTGTGGACGCCGGAGCTGGCAGATGCCATCAAGCAACAGGGCGCCAGCTTCGCCGGCTGGCGGGTGTTGCTGCTGCAGGTAGTTGGGGATCGGCTGATCGATATCGAGCCGAATCCAGCAGCACTGGCGGCGTCGGCCAGACCGCTGCGCTGGGTGGTGCGCATCGAGGGCGCGCGCGAGCCCTTGCCGGCGACCGAACTGGCGGCGCACCTGCTGCCCATGATCGAGCGCTGGAAAGCCGCAGGCCTGGTGCCGCTCGGCATCGAGATCGATCACGATTGTGCGACCGCGGCGCTGGCCGACTACGCCGCCTGGTTGCAACAGCTGCGGGCGTTGCTGCCGGCCGGGCTGGAGCTGTCGATCACAGCCTTGCCGACCTGGATGGCCAGCCCGGATCTGGACAAGGTATTGGCCGCGGTGGATGCCAGTGTGCTCCAGGTACACGCGGTGGAGCGCCCGGATGCCGCGCTGTTCGCTGTCGAGACGGCGCTGGCCTGGACCCGCGCCTATGCCGCTCTTGGGCGGCCCTTTGCAGTGGCACTCCCGGCCTATGGGGTACGCGTGGGCAGCATGCCCGATGGCCAGGTCCACCGTGTCGATGCCGAAACCGATGTCGATACCAGCGGCGCCAGCGGCCGCGAGCTGCGTGCCGATCCGCAGGAACTGGGGCGCTATCTCAAGCGGATCACTGCCGATGCCATCCCTGAACTGCAAGGGCTGGTCTGGTTCCGGCTGCCGCTGCCCGGCGACCGGCGGGCCTGGAGTGCCACCACGCTGGCGGCGGTCGTGGCAGGCGAGTCCGGCGCTCCGCGCTTCCAGGTTCAGGCGTCTGCCACGGCGCAAGGCAGTTTCGATCTGCGTCTGGTGAATCCGGGTCCCTGGGATGGTCCCGCACCGATCATCGATCTGCCGAGCGATTGTCGCCATGGCGATGCGCTCGGAGGCTATCGATTGGGCGATGATGGCGACCATCTGCAGTTCCAGCCGGCGGCTGATGCCTGGTTGCGATCCGGCCACAGCCTTCTGGTCGGCTGGACCCGCTGCAATAGCCCTTTGACACCCACTTGGGACCTGCCATGA
- a CDS encoding acyl-CoA dehydrogenase family protein: MFDLSARAREIHERLLGFMREIVEPGEREYLAAIAQPGQRWEIPPAMEEMKRKARAAGLWNLFLPDSRHGAGLSNLDYARMAEIMGRSLIAPEVFNCSAPDTGNMEVLHLYGNEFQKRQWLEPLLAGEIRSGFAMTEPDVASSDATNIRCRILRDGDHYRISGRKWWTTGAMDPRCKFFIVMGQTDPEAKPHARHSMVIVPRDAAGVRIVRSLQLFGFDDAPNGHAEVAFEDARVPLGHLIYGEGKGFEIAQGRLGPGRVHHCMRLIGLAERALEAMVDRAKSRIVFGQPIARHGMAQEAIALSRCEIEQARLLTLSTAQALDKQGTRGARDRVAMIKIVVPRMACQVIDRAIQIHGGAGLCEDSFLGHAYAGARSLRIADGPDEVHLMTLARMECSRGEG; this comes from the coding sequence ATGTTCGATTTGTCCGCCCGCGCCAGGGAAATCCACGAACGTCTGCTGGGCTTCATGCGCGAGATAGTGGAACCGGGAGAGCGCGAATACCTGGCCGCCATCGCCCAGCCAGGGCAGCGCTGGGAGATTCCCCCGGCCATGGAGGAGATGAAGCGCAAGGCCAGGGCCGCCGGACTGTGGAATCTGTTCCTGCCCGACAGCCGCCACGGCGCCGGCTTGAGCAATCTCGATTACGCCCGCATGGCCGAGATCATGGGCCGTTCGCTGATTGCTCCGGAGGTCTTCAACTGCTCGGCACCCGATACCGGCAACATGGAAGTACTGCATCTGTACGGCAACGAATTCCAGAAGCGGCAATGGCTGGAACCGCTGCTGGCCGGCGAGATCCGCTCCGGCTTCGCCATGACCGAACCCGATGTCGCTTCGTCGGACGCCACCAACATCCGCTGCCGCATCCTCCGCGACGGCGATCACTACCGCATCAGCGGGCGCAAATGGTGGACCACCGGCGCCATGGATCCGCGCTGCAAGTTCTTCATTGTCATGGGCCAAACCGATCCCGAGGCCAAGCCGCACGCGCGCCACTCGATGGTGATCGTGCCGCGGGATGCCGCCGGCGTGCGCATCGTTCGGTCGCTGCAGCTGTTCGGTTTCGACGACGCCCCCAATGGTCATGCCGAAGTCGCCTTCGAGGACGCGCGGGTGCCGCTCGGCCATCTGATCTACGGCGAGGGCAAGGGCTTCGAGATCGCCCAGGGTCGTTTGGGACCGGGACGCGTGCACCATTGCATGCGCCTGATCGGCCTGGCCGAACGCGCCCTGGAGGCCATGGTCGATCGCGCCAAGTCGCGCATCGTTTTCGGCCAGCCCATCGCTCGCCACGGCATGGCCCAGGAGGCCATCGCCCTCAGCCGCTGCGAGATCGAGCAAGCCCGGCTGCTGACGCTGTCCACCGCGCAGGCCCTCGACAAGCAAGGCACCCGCGGCGCCCGCGACCGGGTGGCCATGATCAAGATCGTGGTACCGCGCATGGCCTGTCAGGTCATCGACCGGGCCATCCAGATCCACGGCGGTGCCGGTCTGTGCGAGGACAGCTTCCTCGGCCACGCCTACGCCGGCGCCCGCTCCCTGCGCATCGCCGACGGCCCCGACGAAGTGCACCTCATGACCCTGGCCCGGATGGAGTGCAGCCGGGGGGAGGGTTGA
- a CDS encoding DNA-deoxyinosine glycosylase, whose translation MHEPRISSFPPLLGRRPRLLILGSMPGVASLEAQQYYAHPRNAFWPILCSWCGIACESAYAQRVEALLQAGIAVWDVLAHCQRPGSLDSAIDLKTAQPNAIAELLQAQPGITRICFNGTAAADLYRRHRLPAAPLELIRLPSTSPAHAGMALAEKMRRWHQALVG comes from the coding sequence ATGCACGAGCCCCGCATATCCAGCTTCCCGCCGCTGCTGGGCCGCCGGCCGCGGCTGCTGATCCTGGGCAGCATGCCCGGGGTGGCTTCGCTTGAGGCACAGCAGTACTACGCCCATCCGCGCAATGCCTTCTGGCCCATCCTGTGCAGCTGGTGCGGCATCGCCTGCGAGTCAGCGTATGCACAGCGCGTCGAGGCCTTGCTGCAGGCAGGCATCGCGGTCTGGGACGTACTGGCCCACTGCCAGCGCCCGGGCAGTCTGGATTCGGCCATCGACCTGAAGACCGCGCAGCCCAATGCCATCGCTGAGTTGCTGCAGGCGCAACCGGGCATCACGCGCATCTGTTTCAACGGTACCGCCGCCGCCGATCTCTATCGCCGCCACCGCTTGCCCGCAGCTCCACTGGAGCTGATCCGCCTGCCGTCGACCAGCCCAGCCCACGCCGGCATGGCGCTGGCGGAGAAGATGCGGCGCTGGCATCAGGCGCTGGTGGGGTAA
- a CDS encoding universal stress protein: MNSPILVGFDGSDGAERALAFAVAQARRGQCALRLVAVVEWQFFGVQNPMELAAVEENVGADIERYRSEVLGPRCNTLRAEGIEASFEVATGAVVPALENAAEDCGAGHIVVGRRGRSRLSKLLLGSVSSALVQSASVPVTVVP; this comes from the coding sequence ATGAACAGTCCCATTCTCGTTGGATTCGATGGCAGCGATGGTGCCGAGCGCGCGCTGGCCTTTGCCGTGGCTCAGGCCCGTAGGGGCCAATGCGCCCTGCGACTGGTGGCGGTGGTCGAATGGCAGTTCTTCGGCGTGCAGAACCCGATGGAACTGGCCGCGGTGGAGGAAAACGTCGGCGCCGACATCGAGCGCTATCGCAGCGAAGTGCTGGGGCCCCGTTGCAACACCTTGCGCGCTGAAGGCATCGAAGCCAGTTTCGAGGTTGCCACCGGCGCGGTGGTACCGGCGCTGGAAAATGCGGCCGAAGACTGCGGCGCCGGACACATCGTCGTCGGCCGCCGCGGCCGTTCGCGCCTGAGCAAACTGCTGCTTGGCAGCGTCTCCAGCGCGCTGGTTCAATCGGCCTCGGTGCCGGTCACGGTGGTGCCCTGA
- the rimI gene encoding ribosomal protein S18-alanine N-acetyltransferase produces the protein MRLRRAGVADVDALDALEQAVFSGDRMRRRQFLHHVQAQSSDLIVAVSQGQVLGYALLLRRRGIRSCRVYSIAVSSAARGQGLGALLLQRLERIARANGLGEIRLEVRQDNTTALALYESRGYRRFGAHSGYYEDGADAWRLAKSLTPKPRRRSSRSGPGST, from the coding sequence CTGCGTCTGCGGAGGGCCGGCGTTGCCGATGTGGATGCGCTGGATGCGCTGGAGCAAGCCGTGTTCAGCGGTGACCGCATGCGTCGGCGCCAGTTCCTGCATCATGTGCAGGCTCAAAGCAGCGATCTCATCGTGGCCGTGAGTCAGGGACAAGTGCTCGGCTATGCGCTGTTGCTGCGCCGTCGCGGCATCCGCAGCTGCCGCGTCTATTCGATCGCCGTCTCGTCCGCTGCTCGCGGTCAGGGTCTGGGCGCCTTGCTGCTGCAGCGACTGGAGCGCATTGCCCGGGCCAATGGCCTCGGCGAGATCCGCCTGGAAGTGCGTCAGGACAACACCACCGCGCTGGCCCTGTACGAGAGCCGCGGCTACCGCCGTTTTGGCGCCCACAGTGGCTATTACGAAGACGGCGCCGACGCCTGGCGGCTGGCCAAGTCGCTGACGCCCAAACCCCGCCGCCGCAGCAGCCGCAGCGGACCCGGTTCCACGTAG
- a CDS encoding tetratricopeptide repeat protein, whose protein sequence is MAQTTARERLERFALELRSGDIDRALELIDALIQEYPEQAPLHWHRARTLRALGRPAETLLEIQRVLALKPDYAQAWLLRAELALEGEGSNDPETDVRKAIELDPKLARAQLMLARLLNGGEQREAAAAALDRALELDPRLSEAYVERARLHRLGAMLGFGDEVPDGPDVIRTVSGQRWSRQGLEQTRVDLEQALVLKNNPQVRLQLANVLHYLGAHDAALAAFDAVLAVTPTDDPERAIIEDMRACSLDGGRGEREQMARLLEQGLLEVSAREKATLGHDMAASMIRSAAAGVRGGLSLDQSMSQFVSGDPDDVLAIDVAYKIHALAHEAEPCYVTTSIERYPRFMREHAESVTRILGAQGFRVIGDYEPEHLAEQLAGPTLVRIYAAADSVTCAASYRIEPKWPGWLAWAWLKLRGKWQRPAVVELETAFDDGGFLITNNAGSGSPFGYRGKVDLSALAAEITPAMLHSRHRERIERYRREHPHATALRLDTEDKIMAMQQRITEAKCQFRQSIGLVEENELRLLLGTHYERLAPRVREKLRQMAEAAG, encoded by the coding sequence ATGGCGCAGACAACGGCGCGCGAACGACTGGAGCGGTTTGCGCTGGAATTGCGCAGCGGCGATATCGATCGAGCGCTGGAACTGATCGACGCGCTGATTCAGGAATATCCCGAGCAGGCGCCCCTGCACTGGCATCGTGCGCGCACCCTGCGGGCGCTCGGACGCCCGGCCGAGACGCTGCTGGAGATCCAACGGGTGCTGGCCCTGAAACCCGACTACGCCCAGGCCTGGCTGCTGCGCGCGGAACTGGCGCTGGAGGGCGAAGGCAGCAACGACCCGGAAACCGATGTGCGCAAGGCCATCGAGCTCGATCCGAAACTGGCACGTGCGCAGCTGATGCTGGCGCGGCTACTGAACGGCGGCGAGCAGCGCGAAGCTGCGGCGGCGGCGCTGGATCGCGCGCTGGAGCTGGATCCGCGGCTGTCCGAGGCCTACGTCGAACGCGCCCGACTGCATCGGCTGGGCGCCATGCTCGGCTTTGGCGACGAAGTGCCGGATGGACCTGATGTGATCCGCACGGTCTCCGGGCAGCGCTGGTCGCGTCAGGGCCTGGAGCAGACCCGGGTTGATCTCGAACAGGCGCTGGTGCTGAAGAACAACCCGCAGGTGCGCCTGCAACTGGCCAACGTGCTGCACTATCTCGGTGCCCATGATGCCGCGCTGGCTGCCTTCGACGCGGTGCTGGCGGTCACGCCCACCGATGATCCCGAGCGCGCCATCATCGAAGACATGCGCGCCTGCTCGCTCGACGGCGGTCGCGGTGAACGCGAACAGATGGCAAGACTGCTGGAGCAGGGCCTGCTTGAGGTCAGCGCGCGGGAAAAGGCGACCCTGGGCCACGACATGGCGGCGTCGATGATCCGCAGCGCCGCCGCCGGCGTGCGCGGTGGTCTCAGCCTGGATCAGTCGATGTCCCAGTTTGTCTCCGGGGATCCGGACGATGTGCTCGCCATCGACGTGGCCTACAAGATCCACGCCCTGGCCCACGAGGCCGAGCCCTGTTATGTCACCACGTCCATCGAGCGCTATCCGCGTTTCATGCGCGAGCACGCCGAATCGGTGACCCGGATACTGGGAGCCCAGGGCTTTCGGGTGATCGGAGACTACGAGCCCGAGCATCTGGCCGAGCAGCTCGCCGGCCCGACGCTGGTGCGCATCTACGCCGCTGCCGATAGCGTTACCTGCGCCGCCAGCTACCGTATCGAACCCAAATGGCCGGGCTGGCTGGCCTGGGCCTGGCTGAAACTCCGGGGCAAATGGCAGCGGCCCGCGGTAGTGGAACTGGAAACGGCCTTCGACGATGGCGGCTTCCTGATCACCAACAACGCCGGCAGCGGCAGTCCTTTCGGCTACCGTGGCAAGGTTGATCTGAGCGCGCTGGCGGCCGAGATCACACCGGCCATGCTGCATTCGCGCCATCGCGAACGCATCGAGCGCTATCGCCGGGAGCACCCGCACGCCACGGCTCTGCGGCTGGATACCGAAGACAAGATCATGGCCATGCAGCAGCGCATCACCGAGGCCAAGTGCCAGTTCCGGCAGTCCATCGGTCTGGTCGAGGAAAACGAGCTGCGCCTGCTGCTCGGTACCCACTACGAGCGCCTTGCTCCGCGGGTGCGCGAGAAGCTCAGGCAGATGGCCGAGGCGGCGGGTTGA
- the gspE gene encoding type II secretion system ATPase GspE, translating to MTALPRLPFGFARKHGVAVLGLAHGKARVACRPDVKPEAMLELRRFLGTPLAPEKVAPERFEALLQELYEGGGEDSRSMAADIDQKLDLKQLADELPEPTDLMESEDDAPIIRLINALLSEAVRENASDIHIEPYENRLVVRFRVDGVLREVLSPQKSIASPVVSRIKVMAKLDIAEKRLPQDGRIGLRIAGRPVDVRVSTIPASFGERVVLRLLDKQAGRLNLTELGMDEATRGRLNELIHRPHGILLVTGPTGSGKTTTLYAALMQLNDKSRNIMTVEDPIEYYIDGIGQMQVNTKVDMTFARGLRAILRQDPDVVMVGEIRDLETAEIAVQSSLTGHLVLSTLHTNTAVGAVTRLRDMGIEPFLLSSSLIGVLAQRLVRTLDPLVREEYPATPAELAALGHPQARGQMLWRPGRDLFQKSTGYKGRTGVYELVAIDEVLRQAIHDKAGEQELERIARRSSPGILEDGWRKCIAGITSVEEVLKVTRED from the coding sequence ATGACCGCACTTCCCCGACTGCCCTTTGGATTCGCGCGCAAACACGGCGTGGCCGTGCTCGGACTCGCCCACGGCAAGGCTCGGGTGGCGTGCCGGCCCGACGTCAAACCCGAAGCCATGCTGGAGCTGCGACGCTTTCTGGGTACGCCGTTGGCGCCCGAGAAGGTGGCCCCGGAGCGCTTCGAGGCACTGTTGCAGGAGTTGTACGAAGGCGGGGGTGAAGATTCGCGCAGCATGGCGGCCGACATCGACCAGAAGCTCGATCTGAAGCAGCTGGCCGACGAGTTGCCCGAGCCCACTGATCTGATGGAGAGCGAGGACGACGCCCCGATCATCCGTCTGATCAACGCGCTGTTGTCCGAAGCGGTGCGCGAGAACGCCTCCGACATCCATATCGAGCCCTACGAGAACCGACTGGTGGTGCGTTTCCGCGTCGATGGCGTGCTGCGCGAAGTGCTGTCCCCGCAGAAATCGATCGCTTCGCCGGTGGTCAGTCGTATCAAGGTCATGGCCAAGCTCGATATCGCCGAGAAGCGTTTGCCGCAGGATGGCCGTATCGGCTTGCGCATCGCCGGGCGTCCGGTCGATGTGCGCGTGTCGACCATTCCCGCGAGTTTCGGCGAGCGCGTGGTGCTGCGTCTGCTCGACAAGCAGGCCGGGCGCCTCAATCTCACCGAACTCGGCATGGACGAAGCCACGCGCGGTCGTCTGAACGAACTGATCCACCGGCCACACGGCATCCTGCTGGTCACCGGCCCGACCGGCTCGGGCAAGACCACCACGCTCTATGCCGCGCTGATGCAGCTCAACGACAAGAGCCGCAACATCATGACGGTCGAGGATCCGATCGAGTACTACATCGACGGCATCGGCCAGATGCAGGTCAACACCAAGGTCGACATGACCTTTGCCCGCGGCCTGCGGGCAATCCTGCGCCAGGACCCGGATGTGGTCATGGTCGGCGAAATCCGCGATCTGGAAACCGCCGAAATCGCGGTGCAATCCTCGCTCACCGGCCATCTGGTGCTGTCCACGCTGCACACCAATACCGCGGTAGGTGCGGTCACCCGCCTGCGCGACATGGGCATCGAGCCCTTTCTGCTCTCCTCCAGCCTGATCGGCGTGCTCGCCCAACGCCTGGTGCGCACCCTGGATCCGCTGGTGCGCGAAGAGTATCCGGCCACACCGGCCGAACTGGCCGCGCTCGGCCATCCACAGGCGCGCGGCCAGATGCTCTGGCGTCCGGGCCGCGATCTGTTCCAGAAATCCACCGGCTACAAGGGCCGTACCGGCGTCTACGAACTGGTCGCCATCGATGAGGTACTGCGCCAGGCCATCCACGACAAGGCCGGCGAACAGGAACTGGAACGCATCGCCCGTCGCAGCAGCCCCGGCATCCTCGAAGACGGCTGGCGCAAATGCATCGCCGGCATCACCTCGGTCGAGGAAGTGCTCAAGGTGACCCGCGAGGACTGA
- a CDS encoding DUF4345 family protein, whose product MRIDKASLLVGGLGFLGFGILMTVAPQAAMASLGLAVPDGVPTTEIRAFYGGLELALGGLLLAAMVQPAYRRAGLWLGCISYGAVAVTRALGMLIDSSGGSFLLGALAVESVLALWFALALRASPTASPHIS is encoded by the coding sequence ATGCGGATCGACAAGGCCAGCTTGCTGGTGGGTGGATTGGGTTTTCTGGGCTTCGGGATATTGATGACGGTGGCGCCGCAGGCGGCTATGGCCAGCCTCGGTCTGGCCGTGCCCGATGGCGTACCGACCACCGAGATCCGGGCCTTCTACGGTGGTCTGGAATTGGCGCTGGGTGGTTTGCTGCTGGCGGCGATGGTGCAGCCGGCCTATCGCCGGGCGGGTCTGTGGCTGGGCTGCATCAGCTACGGTGCGGTCGCCGTGACCCGGGCCCTGGGCATGCTCATCGACAGCAGCGGCGGCAGCTTCCTGCTCGGCGCACTGGCGGTGGAATCGGTGCTGGCGCTGTGGTTTGCGCTGGCCTTGCGCGCCTCTCCAACGGCTAGCCCGCATATTTCATGA
- a CDS encoding RimK family protein, giving the protein MSRLVIVVEKASDWGSYHPSDNVVTAMDYLKEPIRPDEERTQVINLCRSYKYLGAGYYVSLLAEARGHKVIPSVRAINDLRRRSLYGLDIEDLNVKLSRSLAQDRDTTDFGILVYFGETASEPLKDLARQVFEAFPCPILRIEFERDSVWQINAVKPAGMHTLSDAQEDAFAAALNRFSTKLWRSRRTPKKYRYDIAMLQDPAEQFPPSNKKALKAFVAAGKELGIEVDPIERDDYARLAEYDALFIRETTALDHHTYRFANKAEKEDMVVIDDPTSILRCTNKIFLSDLLKSRKLPTPRTEILFRDEAKRIAELGDLLGFPIVLKVPDGSFSRGVVKASDPESLKRAADELFQQSALVLAQEYMPTDFDWRIGVLNREAIFACQYFMSRGHWQIYNHSAKGDARTGSFKTLPVREVPSEVVKLALRATQAIGDGLYGVDLKQVGDRIVIIEVNDNPNIDWGVEDAYLGQDLYRRIMGEFLRRLERKRLGVGD; this is encoded by the coding sequence ATGAGTCGCCTGGTCATCGTTGTCGAGAAAGCCTCCGACTGGGGTAGCTATCACCCCTCGGACAATGTGGTTACTGCGATGGACTACTTGAAGGAGCCGATCCGGCCCGACGAGGAGCGCACGCAGGTCATCAATCTCTGCCGCAGCTACAAGTACCTGGGCGCGGGCTATTACGTTTCGCTGCTGGCCGAGGCCCGTGGGCACAAGGTGATTCCCTCGGTGCGCGCGATCAATGATCTGCGCCGGCGCTCGCTCTACGGTCTGGACATCGAAGATCTCAACGTCAAGCTCTCGCGCTCGCTGGCGCAGGATCGTGACACCACCGATTTCGGCATCCTGGTGTATTTCGGCGAAACCGCGTCGGAGCCGCTCAAGGATCTGGCCCGACAGGTGTTCGAGGCCTTCCCCTGCCCGATCCTGCGGATCGAATTCGAGCGCGACAGTGTCTGGCAGATCAATGCGGTCAAGCCAGCCGGCATGCACACGCTCAGCGATGCCCAGGAGGACGCCTTTGCCGCGGCGCTGAACCGCTTCAGCACCAAGCTCTGGCGCAGCAGGCGCACGCCGAAGAAGTATCGCTACGACATCGCCATGCTGCAGGATCCGGCCGAGCAGTTCCCGCCGTCCAACAAGAAGGCGCTCAAGGCCTTCGTGGCTGCCGGCAAGGAGCTCGGCATCGAGGTCGATCCCATCGAGCGCGATGATTACGCCCGACTGGCCGAGTACGACGCCCTGTTCATCCGCGAAACCACCGCGCTCGATCACCACACCTACCGCTTCGCCAACAAGGCCGAGAAGGAAGACATGGTGGTGATCGACGATCCGACCTCGATCCTGCGCTGCACCAACAAGATCTTTCTGTCGGATCTGCTGAAGAGCCGCAAGCTGCCCACGCCACGCACCGAAATCCTGTTCCGCGACGAGGCCAAGCGCATTGCCGAACTCGGTGATCTGCTCGGCTTTCCGATCGTTCTCAAGGTGCCCGACGGTTCCTTCTCGCGCGGCGTGGTAAAGGCCAGTGATCCGGAATCGCTCAAGCGCGCCGCCGATGAGCTGTTCCAGCAGAGCGCGCTGGTGCTGGCACAGGAATACATGCCCACCGATTTCGACTGGCGCATCGGCGTGCTCAATCGCGAGGCCATCTTTGCCTGCCAGTACTTCATGTCGCGTGGCCACTGGCAGATCTACAACCACTCGGCCAAGGGCGACGCCCGCACCGGCAGCTTCAAGACCCTGCCGGTACGCGAAGTGCCCAGCGAGGTGGTGAAGCTGGCGCTGCGCGCCACCCAGGCGATTGGCGACGGCCTTTACGGTGTCGATCTGAAGCAGGTCGGTGATCGCATCGTCATCATCGAGGTCAACGACAACCCCAACATCGACTGGGGCGTGGAAGACGCCTATCTCGGTCAGGACCTGTATCGGCGGATCATGGGCGAATTCCTGCGCCGGCTGGAGCGCAAGCGCCTGGGTGTCGGTGATTAG